In one Nicotiana sylvestris chromosome 8, ASM39365v2, whole genome shotgun sequence genomic region, the following are encoded:
- the LOC104234099 gene encoding uncharacterized protein: MSMEGVRLANFFAIVSLFTNLLLLSWFLQGFSYASVAPFWAYLYKSLIDDWKTFLAFGIFSGPYDMRFLIKPYYKEKVLIIKGRLQGVDQKRDGRLQAKPIQICFIIARLLKLHPEEEMQNK; this comes from the exons ATGTCAATGGAAGGAGTTAGATTAGCAAATTTCTTTGCCATTGTCAGTCTCTTCACAAATCTTTTGCTGCTTAG TTGGTTTTTGCAAGGTTTTTCCTATGCTTCCGTTGCTCCTTTCTGGGCTTATTT atatAAGAGTCTTATCGATGATTGGAAGACCTTTTTGGCCTTTGGAATTTTTAGTGGGCCTTATGACATGAGGTTTCTCATCAAGCCTTATTACAAGGAGAAGGTGCTG ATAATTAAGGGAAGGCTGCAAGGTGTTGACCAAAAAAGAGATGGAAGGCTGCAAG CAAAACCTATTCAGATATGCTTCATTATTGCTCGGCTACTGAAGCTGCATCCGGAGGAAGAGATGCAGAACAAGTGA